One part of the Eucalyptus grandis isolate ANBG69807.140 chromosome 10, ASM1654582v1, whole genome shotgun sequence genome encodes these proteins:
- the LOC104429347 gene encoding putative receptor-like protein kinase At3g47110, with protein MSLSHFCSVNFPAILILELVITSFASCSALGNETDKIALQQFRHQRVTALNLDGQDLAGTVSPFIGNLSFLQYLNLANNSLHGFIPPEIGRLFRLRNLILSHNTLGGGIPRNLSQCLNLLTLELDYNYLHDRIPSEFGSLLKLQKLSFSNNNLTGPIPASIGNLSSLQVLDLLNNSLIGGVPISTSKTRLKVFVVSENELTGSFPPALYNLSSLNIIGLYHNLFTGSIRRDIGLLLPNLVTLVLGDNQFTGPIPDSLSNASNLATIDIPLNNFSGRVPASFGRLQNLKWLNLLQNFLGSSTTDGLSFLADLANCSNLEMLDLQYNQFEGELPVSVGNLSTQLKQLLMSGNRIRGSIPEVITNLFSLNRLYMDDNMLTGNIPMSIGRLSNLHYLNLGQNKLTGHMPSTIGNITGLIDLYLYDNSFEGSIPLSLGNCKSLQEIRLCHNKFTGTIPSHMISPSSLVILLNVSHNSLSGPLPPEVGNLKNLISLDVSYNQIPSEIPTTLGDCLGLEELYMQANHFQGPIPQLGGLKGIRFLDLSNNNLSGQIPEFLVNLSSSLQFMNLSFNNLEGEVTVQGIFGNTSAFKVDGNKELCGGIPELHLPSCPAISIPRSIKHRLSKWVMVIIIIASSAVALVYLALLFWLRNLKKEHLPTHSLGHFYERISYDALFKATDRFCSSKLIGSGSFGSVYKGTLGPDGKIVAIKVLNLQQKGAFKSFLAECKALSSIRHRNLVKILTACSSVDSHGNEFRALVYEFMGNGNLDMWLHPNDEQMQLKPWSFLQRLNIAIDVASALDYLHHQCQTPLVHCDLKPSNILLDHEFTAHISDFGLSRLVFESNEDIFWSHLSSSAFKGTMGYIAPEYGMGVHPSTSGDVYSFGILLLEMFTGRRPTDNIFEDDFNIQKFVKSAMPKRATGFLDQSIFCGEVGESSDEQADWSDCGIDKAECLLSVFEIGLTCSAESPKDRKDMNGVARDLLSIRDKFLKTRVHEDRVQSPAPSDTLEEAA; from the exons ATGAGTTTGAGCCATTTCTGTTCAGTCAACTTCCCTGCCATCTTGATCCTAGAACTGGTGATCACAAGCTTCGCTTCTTGTAGCGCTCTAGGAAACGAGACCGATAAAATTGCTCTGCAACAGTTCAG ACACCAAAGAGTCACTGCCTTGAACCTCGATGGGCAAGATTTGGCAGGGACCGTGTCCCCTTTTATCGGAAACCTTTCGTTCCTCCAATACCTGAACCTCGCAAACAACTCTTTGCATGGTTTCATTCCTCCGGAAATCGGGCGCTTGTTCAGGCTTAGAAACCTGATCTTGAGCCACAACACTTTGGGAGGTGGAATTCCTAGAAATCTCTCCCAGTGTCTTAACCTCCTGACTCTCGAGCTCGATTATAATTATCTCCACGATCGCATCCCTTCTGAATTTGGGTCGCTATTGAAACTTCAGAAGCTCTCCTTCTCTAACAACAATCTCACGGGACCAATCCCTGCTTCCATAGGAAACCTTTCCTCCCTCCAAGTGCTTGATCTATTGAACAACAGCCTGATAGGAGGAGTTCCAATTTCTACAAGCAAAACAAGGCTCAAAGTTTTCGTGGTCAGTGAAAACGAGCTGACAGGTAGCTTCCCTCCCGCTCTTTACAACTTGTCATCCCTCAATATCATAGGTTTGTACCATAACCTGTTCACTGGCAGTATCAGGAGAGACATAGGCCTTCTGCTTCCGAATCTGGTAACACTTGTCCTGGGAGATAATCAGTTCACAGGTCCCATTCCCGATTCACTGTCCAATGCCTCGAACTTAGCAACAATTGATATCCCCTTGAATAACTTCTCTGGACGTGTCCCGGCCAGCTTTGGCAGGCTTCAAAACTTGAAATGGCTCAACcttcttcaaaattttcttggaaGCAGCACAACCGATGGTCTAAGTTTCCTTGCTGATTTGGCCAACTGCAGCAACCTTGAAATGCTGGATTTACAATATAACCAGTTCGAAGGTGAGCTGCCTGTTTCTGTCGGTAACCTCTCAACCCAACTGAAGCAGCTACTAATGTCAGGGAACAGAATTCGTGGAAGCATTCCTGAAGTGATTACAAACCTCTTTAGTCTAAATCGATTATACATGGATGATAACATGTTAACAGGCAACATTCCAATGTCTATTGGGAGGCTATCAAACTTGCATTATCTGAACTTGGGCCAAAACAAATTGACAGGGCACATGCCTTCAACCATTGGTAATATCACTGGACTGATTGATCTGTACTTGTATGACAACAGCTTCGAAGGAAGCATACCTTTGAGCCTCGGCAACTGCAAGTCCCTGCAAGAAATACGCCTTTGTCATAACAAATTCACCGGGACCATTCCTAGCCACATGATTAGTCCATCGTCCCTCGTAATACTTCTGAATGTATCTCACAACTCTCTGTCTGGGCCCCTGCCACCTGAAGTTGGCAACTTAAAGAACCTCATTTCTCTCGATGTTTCGTACAATCAAATTCCCAGCGAAATTCCGACAACTTTGGGTGACTGTTTGGGATTGGAAGAGCTGTATATGCAGGCGAACCATTTTCAAGGACCCATTCCTCAATTAGGAGGGTTAAAAGGCATTCGTTTTCTTGACCTTTCCAATAACAACCTATCAGGGCAAATCCCAGAGTTCTTAGTTAACTTGTCATCGTCGCTGCAATTCATGAATCTGTCTTTTAACAATCTCGAAGGCGAAGTAACTGTACAAGGGATATTTGGAAACACTAGTGCCTTCAAAGTTGATGGCAACAAAGAGCTTTGCGGGGGCATACCTGAACTGCATTTGCCTTCATGTCCGGCTATATCAATCCCAAGATCTATAAAGCATAGACTTTCGAAGTGGGTGATGGTGATAATCATCATTGCTTCTTCTGCAGTGGCATTAGTATATTTAGCATTGCTTTTCTggttgagaaacttgaagaaggaACATCTGCCTACTCACTCCTTGGGCCATTTTTACGAGAGGATTTCTTATGATGCTCTATTCAAAGCTACCGACAGATTCTGTTCAAGCAAATTGATTGGTTCAG GTAGTTTTGGCAGTGTATACAAAGGAACTCTTGGTCCGGATGGAAAAATTGTGGCCATCAAGGTTTTGAATCTCCAGCAGAAAGGAGCTTTCAAGAGCTTCTTGGCCGAATGCAAAGCCCTCAGCAGCATTCGGCATCGTAACCTTGTTAAGATCTTGACTGCTTGTTCAAGTGTCGACTCTCATGGTAATGAGTTCAGAGCCTTGGTATACGAGTTCATGGGAAACGGCAACTTGGACATGTGGTTACACCCAAACGACGAGCAAATGCAATTAAAACCTTGGAGCTTCCTCCAAAGATTGAACATCGCGATTGATGTAGCCTCTGCTTTGGATTATCTTCACCACCAGTGCCAAACTCCATTGGTCCACTGTGATCTGAAACCAAGCAACATTCTTCTCGACCATGAGTTCACGGCTCACATCAGTGATTTTGGATTGTCGAGGCTCGTTTTCGAGTCTAACGAAGACATCTTTTGGAGTCATCTCAGCTCCTCTGCTTTTAAGGGAACCATGGGTTACATCGCTCCAG AATATGGAATGGGTGTTCATCCATCAACTAGTGGGGATGTGTACAGCTTCGGGATCCTCTTGCTAGAGATGTTCACGGGAAGACGGCCGACAGATAATATATTTGAAGACGATTTCAACATTCAGAAATTTGTCAAGTCGGCGATGCCAAAGCGAGCAACAGGGTTCTTGGATCAATCGATTTTCTGTGGGGAAGTAGGTGAAAGCAGTGATGAGCAAGCAGATTGGAGTGACTGTGGAATCGACAAAGCCGAATGTCTGCTATCGGTCTTCGAGATTGGATTAACTTGCTCAGCAGAATCACCGAAAGACAGGAAGGACATGAATGGAGTTGCACGGGACTTGCTCTCAATCAGAGACAAGTTTCTCAAAACCCGCGTTCACGAGGATAGGGTGCAGAGCCCAGCACCAA gTGACACGTTGGAGGAGGCGGCCTGA